One Globicephala melas chromosome 17, mGloMel1.2, whole genome shotgun sequence DNA window includes the following coding sequences:
- the FAM110B gene encoding protein FAM110B — MPTESLQTGSMVKPVSPAGTFTSAVPLRILNKGPDYFRRQAEPNPKRLSAVERLEADKAKYVKSQEVINAKQEPVKPAVLAKPPVCPGAKRALGSPTLKGFGGGAKSEGGAPRETLKLEILKNILNSSEGSSAGSGHKHGARNWPAPRADAAELHRHSFAESLRVRPTPGRGSPQEGGSHVGRRPLEPAPDSFLHVSHSSSDIRKVTGAKPLKAIPCSSSAPPLPPKPKVAAPAAVRSPEAEAAEPACGVGRRPSLQRSKSDLSDRYFRVDADVERFFNYCGLDPEELETLGMENFARANSDIISLNFRSASMISSDCEQSQDSNSDLRNDDSANDRVPYGISAIERNARIIKWLYSIKQARESQKVSHV, encoded by the coding sequence ATGCCCACGGAGAGCCTACAGACAGGTAGCATGGTGAAGCCGGTCAGCCCCGCCGGCACCTTCACGTCGGCCGTGCCCCTGCGCATCCTCAACAAGGGGCCCGACTACTTTCGCCGGCAGGCGGAGCCCAACCCCAAGCGACTCagcgccgtggagcggctggaggCCGACAAGGCCAAGTACGTCAAGAGCCAGGAGGTCATCAACGCCAAGCAGGAGCCCGTGAAGCCGGCCGTGCTGGCCAAGCCCCCCGTGTGCCCGGGCGCCAAGCGCGCGCTCGGCAGCCCCACGCTCAAGGGCTTCGGCGGCGGCGCCAAGAGCGAGGGCGGCGCGCCGCGCGAGACCCTGAAGCTCGAGATCCTCAAGAACATCCTCAACAGCTCGGAGGGCTCGAGCGCGGGCTCGGGCCACAAGCACGGCGCGCGGAACTGGCCGGCGCCGCGCGCCGACGCGGCCGAGCTGCACCGGCACTCGTTCGCCGAGTCGCTGCGCGTGCGCCCCACGCCCGGCCGCGGCAGCCCGCAGGAGGGCGGCTCGCACGTGGGCCGGCGGCCGCTCGAGCCCGCCCCCGACTCCTTCCTGCACGTGTCGCACAGCTCCTCGGACATCCGCAAGGTGACGGGCGCAAAGCCCCTGAAGGCCATCCCCTGCAGCAGCTCCGCCCCGCCGCTGCCCCCCAAACCCAAGGTCGCCGCCCCGGCCGCGGTCAGGTCCCCCGAGGCCGAGGCGGCCGAGCCGGCCTGCGGGGTGGGCCGGAGACCCTCGCTCCAGCGGTCCAAGTCGGACCTGAGCGACAGGTACTTCCGGGTGGACGCCGACGTGGAGCGCTTCTTCAACTACTGCGGACTGGACCCCGAGGAGCTGGAAACCCTGGGCATGGAGAACTTCGCCCGCGCCAACTCCGACATCATCTCCCTCAACTTCCGCAGCGCCAGCATGATCAGCTCGGACTGTGAACAGTCTCAGGACAGTAACAGTGACCTTAGAAACGATGACAGTGCCAATGACCGGGTGCCCTATGGCATCTCCGCGATCGAGAGAAACGCTCGCATCATCAAGTGGTTGTATAGCATCAAACAAGCCAGAGAGTCGCAGAAGGTGTCCCACGTGTAA